The genomic interval TAGATGACACACAAGGCAAAACCTTAGTAAGTGCTTCTTCTCAAGAACTGGAAAATAAAAATGCAAATATATCTGTATCTAAAACTGTAGGTCAGAAGCTGGCAGAAAAAGCTGTATCAAGTGGCATTTCTACCGTGGTATTTGACAGAAACGGATATTTGTTTCATGGTAAAGTAAAAGCATTAGCAGAAGGTGCCCGTGAAGGAGGCCTTAAATTTTAAGATATTATGGCTCAAATAAATACAAGATCTGTTAAGGCAAGCGATTCAGACCTTAAAGAAAGAGTAGTAGCTATTAAGCGTGTAGCTAAAGTGGTGAAGGGCGGACGTAGATTTAGTTTTTCTGCTATTGTGGTAGTAGGTGATGGGAATGGTGTAGTAGGCTACGGTTTAGGAAAAGCCAATGAAGTAACAGATGCCATAACTAAGGGCATTGAGGATGCTAAGAAAAACTTAATTAAGGTGCCTGTGCTAAAAGCAACTGTTCCTCATGAAATTCTTGGTAAGTATAGTGGCGGATTTGTGTTGCTAAAGCCGGCAGCGGCCGGAACTGGTGTTATCGCTGGTGGTGCGATGCGTGCTGTATTGGAAAGTGCTGGTGTAAAAGATGTATTGGCTAAATCAAAAGGTTCTTCTAATCCACATAACGTGGTAAAAGCTACTTTTGATGCTTTATTGAAAATGCGTGCTCCTCATACTGTAGCACAGCAAAGGGGAGTTTCATTAGCAAAAGTTTTTAATGGGTAAAATCATGGCAAAAGTTATCATAACACAGGTCAAAAGCACCATTAAAAGACCTAAAACTCAAAAATTAACTATTACTGCTTTAGGGTTAGGAAAGATCAATAGAAGCGTAGAAGTGGAATATACTCCACAAATTGCAGGGATGGTTGATAAAGTAAATCATTTGGTTACTGTTCAGGAATTATAATAAAAACAGCAATGAATCTTAGTTCAATAAAACCGGCTGCCGGCTCAGTGAAGCAAAAAACCCGAAAAGGCAGAGGTACCGGTTCAGGCAAAGGTGGTACTTCTACCCGTGGACATAAAGGAGCTCAATCCCGTTCAGGTTATAGTGCTAAGAGGGGCTTTGAAGGTGGTCAAATGCCTCTGCAAAGAAGGGTTCCCAAGTTTGGTTTCAAAAATTTCAACAGAGTAGAGTATAAAGCTATTAACCTGGATGTTTTGCAGGATTTGCTTGATAAATACACTGTAGAAGTAATTGATGCTGATTATCTGAAACAACACGGCTTGATTTCAAAAAATGACCTGATTAAGGTTTTAGGAAGAGGCGAATTGAAATCTAAAGTCGAAATCAAAGCAAATGCTTTTTCATCATCTGCCATAGAAGCAGTAGAGAAAGCTGGAGGTAAGGCTACAGTTATTTAAAGCATGAAGAAGTTTATCACCACTATCAAAAATATTTTCTCAATAGAGGATTTAAGAACGCGTATCTTAAATACTTTATTGTTTTTATTCATTTTCCGTTTAGGTTCCTTTGTAGTACTTCCTGGCATTGACCCTAACCGTCTACCTGGAAGATCAGAAGGCGTATTAGGAATTTTGGATAACCTGCTGGGTGGTGCTTTTAGTAATGCCTCTATTTTTGCCTTAGGCATAATGCCTTACATTTCTGCTTCTATTGTAATTCAGCTTTTAACGGTAGCTGTACCTTACTTTCAGAAGATGCAGAAAGAAGGTGAATCAGGAAGAAAGAAGTTAAATCAGATTACCAGGGGCTTAACGGTTATTATTACCGTAGCTCAGTCTATTGCTTATCTGACTTCCACTATACCTGATGAGGCAATATTGGTTGACCGAACATTCTTTACTTTCTCTTCTATTGTTATATTAGCTGCCGGTACTATATTCTGTATGTGGCTAGGTGAAAAAATTACTGATAAGGGAATTGGTAATGGTATTTCTATGCTGATCATGATTGGTATCGTATCCAGATTTCCTGGTGCAGTATATGGAGAAGCATTATCTAGAGGTTCTAATGGTATACTGTTTTTTGTACTAGAATTAGTAGTATTATTCTTTGTAGTGATGGGTGTAGTAATGCTTACCCAGGCTACCAGAAGAATACCTGTGCAATATGCCAAACAAGTGATTGGTAATAAAGTATATGGGGGACAAAGGCAATACATACCCTTAAAGTTAAATGCCGCAGGTGTAATGCCTATCATTTTTGCTCAGACATTAATGTTTCTTCCAGCAACCGTAGCATCGTTTTGGGCAGATAGCAGTGATCTGGCAAGCTCTACAGCTGCAGTGTTCTCAGACTTTACATCCTGGCAGTATAATTTGCTTTTTGCCGTATTGATTATCCTGTTTACTTTCTTTTATACAGCTATTTCAGTGAGTCCGAAAAATATTTCGGATGATATGAAAAAGAATGGTGGCTTTGTTCCCGGCGTAAAACCCGGTGCACAAACCACCGAATATATAGACCAGATATTATCAAAAATAACTTTACCTGGCGCTATATTTCTATCGGTGATTGCTATACTTCCTGCTATTGCGAGTTTATTTGGAGTTACCAGAGAATTTTCGGCTTTTTATGGTGGTACATCTTTATTGATTATGGTAGGTGTAGTGCTAGATACCCTTCAGCAGATTGAAAGCTACTTATTAATGAGACATTATGAAGGCTTAATGAAATCAGGTAGGGTTAGAGGTAGGTCAGAAAATGTGGCAGTAGTTTAAGGAATATAAGGGTTAAGATTTGAAAAAGAAGCAACTGATATTAAAGACCAAGGAAGAAATTGAGCTAATTAGGCAGAGCGGTATTATACTAGGAAAAGCGCATGCAGAAGTAGCAAAGTTAATCAGGCCGGGTATCAGTACGAATGAGTTAAATAAACGAGCAGAAGAGTTCATTATAGACCATAAAGGTAAACCGTCATTTAAGGGATACAATGGTTTTCCGGCATCTTTGTGTATATCCGTTAATGATAAAGTAGTGCATGGAATGCCGGGCACTTATGAACTAAAAGACGGAGATATTGTTTCAATAGATTGTGGTGTAATTCTGAATGAGTATCATAGTGATAGTGCTTATACCTATTTTGTAGGAGATGTTCATCCTGATATACAAAAACTTCTTTCAGTTACTAAAGAATCTTTAGAACTAGGTATAAAACAGGCAATAACCGGAGCGAGGATAGGAGACATTGGTTATGCCATTCAAGCCCATGTTGAGAAACATGGATTTACAGTGGTTCGGGAATTAGTGGGGCATGGAGTAGGAAAGTTTTTGCACGAAAGTCCGGAAGTGCCTAATTACGGAAAGAGGGGCCAGGGAATGAAATTAGAGACAGGGTTGGTAATTGCGATTGAGCCAATGGTGAACATGGGCACTAAAAATATTGTTCAGGAAAAAGATGGATGGACTATCCGAACAGCGGATAGAAAACCTTCTGCTCATTTTGAACACACAGTAGCTGTCAATAATGGCAAAGCTGATATATTAACAACTTTTGAATATATAGAAGAAGTACTTAAAACTAAATATGGCCAAACAGTCATCTATTGAACAAGACGGAACAATTGTAGAAGCATTATCTAATGCAATGTTCAGGGTAGAATTACAAAACGGCCATCAGGTAATTGCGCATATATCAGGTAAAATGCGGATGAATTACATCAAGATTTTACCAGGTGACAGAGTCAAATTAGAAATGTCGCCGTATGACTTAAGTAAAGGAAGAATAGTTTACAGATACAAATAATCACTTATGAAAGTAAAGGCTTCTATTAAAAAGCGTAGTGCTGAATGTAAGGTGATCCGCAGAAAAGGAAAACTTTATGTTATCAACAAGAAAAATCCAAGGTATAAACAAAGACAAGGATAATTAATCATATGGCTAGAATCGCAGGCGTAGATATTCCGGACAAAAAAAGAGGAGAAATTGCCTTAACCTATATTTTTGGTATTGGTCGTAGGTCAGCACAACATATACTTACCCAAGCAGGTGTGAACCTGGATAAAAAGGTGAATGAATGGACAGATGATGAATCTAACACCATCAGAAGTATTATTAGCGCTGAATACCGTGTGGAAGGTGTGCTGAAATCAGAAGTGCAGCTAAGCATTAAGCGTTTAATGGATATTGGTAGCTATCGTGGCTTAAGACACCGCAAGGGCTTACCAGTTAGAGGTCAGCGTACAAAGAATAATACGAGAACCAGAAAAGGTAAACGTAAAACAGTTGCTAATAAGAAAAAAGCAACTAAATAATAATTAATTAACAGTGAATAGCTTTGCTTAGAATTTGCTGAACTTTTTTTAAAACAATCCATTTCTAAACATAACTATTTAGCTATTAACTAACCATACAATGGCTCAACAACAAACACAAGCAAAAAGAAAAGACAAAGCCAAAAAACGGGTGGTTACGGTTGAACCTGTTGGCCAGGTTCATATCAAAGCCTCTTTTAACAATATTATTATTTCCGTAACTAATAGCAGCGGACAAGTTATCTCCTGGGCTTCTGCCGGTAAGATGGGTTTTAAGGGTTCTAAAAAGAACACTCCTTATGCTGCTCAGATGGCCGCTCAAAATTGTGCACAGGCTGCTTATGAATTAGGTCTGCGTAAAGCAGAGGTTTTTGTAAAAGGCCCCGGTGCAGGTAGAGAATCTGCCATCCGTACCATTCAAAGTGCAGGTATTGAAGTAACAACAATTAAAGATATTACTCCTTTACCTCATAACGGTTGCCGTCCGCCTAAAAGAAGAAGAGTCTAAAACCTATTCATGATGAGCGTATAATTGTAAAACTGCGCTTCATTATATTACAATCAATATTACCTATATTTTAAGAAATGGCTAGATATACAGGTCCTAAGGCCAAAATAGCAAGAAAATTTAATGAACCTATTTTAGGTCCAAGCAAGGCTTTACAAAAGAAAAGCTACCCTCCTGGGATGCATGGCCGTGGCAGAAAGAGAAAGCAATCTGAGTATGCCGTGCAGTTGACTGAAAAGCAAAAAGCGAAATATACATACGGCGTATTGGAAAGACAGTTTGAGAATTTATTTCATAAAGCTGCCCGTAAAGAAGGTATTACTGGTACAAACTTACTTATATTGCTTGAAGCCAGACTTGATAATACAGTCTACCGATTTGGCATTGCTCCTACCCGCAGAGCCGCTCGTCAGCTGGTATTACATAAGCACATCACCGTAAATGGCCATATTATCAATATTGCTTCTTATTCTTTGAAACCAGGTGATGTAGTAGGTGTACGTGAGAAATCAAAATCGTTAGAAGCTGTCACTGAGAGTTTATCTGCCAGAAGTGCAAAAAGATATACCTGGCTTGAGTGGGATAACCAATCGCTGGTTGGTAAATTTGTATCCTATCCGGAAAGAGATCAAATACCTGAAAACATTCAAGAGCAGCTTATTGTTGAGCTCTATTCTAAATAAAGATATAAAAATGGCAGAGCAGACCTCTGGCATTTTTGTCTTTATGAATGGTGCAAAAAATAATTAGTGTTCACAATATAAAAAGTACCTAAAAACTATGTCAATATTAGCATTTCAAATGCCCGATAAGGTGGTGATGGAAAAGGCAGACGACTTCCGTGGTCTGTTTGAATTTAAACCGTTGGAAAAAGGGTATGGAGTAACCATTGGCAACGCATTGAGGAGAATTTTACTTTCTTCGTTAGAAGGATATGCCATTACAAGCATTAAAATTCCGGGTGTGCTGCATGAGTTCTCTTCAATTGAAGGTGTGGTAGAAGATGTATCAGAAATCATTCTGAACCTGAAAATGGTTCGCTTTAAAAAGATCTCTGATATGATCGACAATAAAATCGTTGTCTCTGTAAAAAATGCTAAGGTTTTAAAAGCAGGAGATATTTCTAAATTTACGTCTTCTTTCCAGGTATTGAATCCGGATTTTGTGATTTGTAATTTAGATACTTCTGTGAATATGGAGATCGAATTATTGGTTGAAAAAGGAAGAGGGTATGTGCCGGCAGAAGAAAACCGCCAATCTGAACAAGTATTCGGTCATATTCCAATTGATGCTATTTTTACCCCAATCAAGAACGTAAAATTTAGTATTGAAAACACCCGGGTAGAGCAGAAAACTGACTACGAAAAGCTCGTATTAGATATTGAGACCGATGGTTCTATTCACCCCGAAGATGCCTTAAAAGGTGCTGCTAATATTCTGATTCAACACTTCATGCTGTTCTCTGATCAGACAATGACATTTGAAGCTGTGAAGCCGGAGGAAGAAGATACTGTAGATGAGGAAATGTTGCATATGAGAAAACTGTTGAAGACTTCTTTGGCAGACTTAGATCTCTCTGTAAGAGCATACAATTGCTTGAAATCTGCTGATGTGAGAACTCTTGGAGACTTAGTAAATCTGGATATTTCAGATATGATGAAATTCCGGAACTTTGGAAAGAAATCATTAACAGAATTAGAGCAACTGGTAGCAGAGAAGGGCCTTACTTTCGGAATGGATTTATCAAAATATAAATTAGACGAAGATTAAATTCAGTCATTAGTACTTTGCCTTTATACAAAGGCTAAAGACAGGCTGAAAGCTAAAAACCATTACAATGAGACACGGTAAAACAATTAACCATTTAGGCAGAACCGCACAACATCGCCATGCTTTGTTATCCAATATGGCTTCTTCGCTGATTCTGCATAAAAGAATTACAACAACCGTAGCTAAAGCAAAAGAGCTACGTAAGTATGTAGAACCTTTGATTACAAAAGCTAAAGATGATACAACCCATTCCAGAAGAACCGTTTTTTCTTATCTTCAGAATAAAGAATCGGTTAAAGTTCTGTTTGGAGAAGTAGCTGAAAAAATTGCTAGCCGTCCGGGTGGTTATACTCGTATTATTAAGCTAGGTAATCGTTTAGGCGACAATGCTGATGTTTGTATCATGGAACTCGTAGATTATAATGAAACCATGTTGAAAAACAAGCCTGCTGCTAAAGCAAGAACTCGTAGAGGTCGCCGGGGTAGCAAAACTGCAGTAAATGCTGCTGAAACTACACCAAAAACTGAAACTGCTCCAGCCAAAAAAACAGAAGCTACAGAAACTGACAATGCAGAAGACAAAGAACAAGCATAACAATTTGTTTTTATATTATTTGAAAAGGGATTGGACCAAGGTCTAATCCCTTTTTTATTGTGTAATGAACCATACTTATTCTATCACTGTTAGCAAACAGATAAAAAACAAAAATGAAATACACACCACGTAAAGAAGCATTATTATTATTAGCAGACGGTACACTATTTAAAGGTATCGCCTTAGGAAAAACAGGTACTATCGGTGGCGAACTTTGTTTCAACACTGGGATGACGGGCTATCAGGAAATCTATACGGACCCTTCTTATTACGGTCAGATCATCCTGAATACAACCTCACATATTGGTAACTATGGCACTTTGCCCTCCGACCAGGAATCTTCACAGGTAAAAATCAGTGGACTGGTATGTAATCATTTTTCTACGATTTATTCACGCCACGTTTCGCGTGAATCTTTGCAGGAATATTTCGAGCGGGCGAACATAGTAGGAATTGGAGAAGTAGATACCAGGCAGATTGTGAAACATATTCGCAATAAAGGAGCAATGAATGCCATTATTTCTTCAGAAATCCTGGATGTAAGAGCCCTACAGGAAAAATTGAATGAAGTTCCTTCTATGAATGGCCTAGAGCTTTCCTCCCAAATTAGTACAGTAGAACCCTTTCTGGTAGGTAATGAAAACTCAGAGTTCAAAGTAGCCGTGCTGGATTTAGGTATAAAAACAAGTATTCTAAGCAATCTCACTACACGCAATATTCAATGTAAAGTGTTTCCGGCAAAAACTACTTTTGAAGAAATGAATACATGGAAACCGGATGGCTATTTTATTTCTAACGGACCCGGAGACCCTGCTGCTATGCCGTATGCTATTGACACAATGCGCAAGATTGTAGATTCGGAAACGCCTTTGTTCGGCATATGTTTGGGCCATCAGTTACTGGCACTGGCTAATGATGTTTCTACCTATAAGCTACACAACGGACACCGCGGGTTAAACCATCCGGTAAAGAATATAATCACCGGCCGTGGAGAAATTACTTCACAAAATCACGGATTTGGAATAAATGAAGAAGATGTGAAGAAAAGCAAAAAAGTAGAAGCCACTCACGTTAATCTGAATGATAAAAGTATTGAAGGCATCCGTCAGAAAAACGGTAGAGCTTTTTCTGTACAGTATCATCCGGAATCTTCACCAGGGCCACATGATTCCAGATATTTATTTGATGATTTTGTGAAAATATTGAAAAACAAATAAGGTTGTAGTAGGTGATTTGTATTCTTTGAAAAGAGAATAGGAGTAAAGATTGTAATTGAAAGGTCAATTATTTAATTTTCGCGCACAAAACAACCTATATTAGAAATTATGAGCATAATACAACAAATTCATGCACGCCAGATACTGGATTCCAGAGGCAACCCTACCGTTGAAGTAGATGTAAAAACAGAAAATGGCTTTTTGGGAAGAGCTGCTGTGCCTTCTGGAGCTTCTACCGGTACACATGAAGCAGTGGAACTAAGGGATGATGATAAAAAAGTGTATGTAGGCAAAGGTGTGCTAAAAGCTGTTGAAAATGTGAATGAAGTAATTGCCGATGAGCTGATTGGATACTCTGTATTTGAACAGAATCTGCTGGATAAAATCATGCTCGAAATGGATGGTACACCCAATAAATCTAAATTAGGTGCCAATGCCATTCTAGGCGTGTCATTAGCCATTGCAAAAGCAGCTGCCAAAGAAGCCGGACAGTCTTTATTCAGATATATTGGCGGCGTAAATGCCAATACATTACCAGTTCCGATGATGAACATTTTGAACGGAGGCAGCCATGCAGATAATTCCATCGATTTTCAGGAATTTATGGTGATGCCGGTAAAAGCCGATTCCTTCTCTCAGGCTTTACGTATGGGTGTTGAAGTGTTTCACCAAT from Rhodocytophaga rosea carries:
- the rplR gene encoding 50S ribosomal protein L18, translated to MATKKEQRRLRIKHGIRSKVSGTSEKPRLTVFRSNTGIYAQLIDDTQGKTLVSASSQELENKNANISVSKTVGQKLAEKAVSSGISTVVFDRNGYLFHGKVKALAEGAREGGLKF
- the rpsE gene encoding 30S ribosomal protein S5, encoding MAQINTRSVKASDSDLKERVVAIKRVAKVVKGGRRFSFSAIVVVGDGNGVVGYGLGKANEVTDAITKGIEDAKKNLIKVPVLKATVPHEILGKYSGGFVLLKPAAAGTGVIAGGAMRAVLESAGVKDVLAKSKGSSNPHNVVKATFDALLKMRAPHTVAQQRGVSLAKVFNG
- the rpmD gene encoding 50S ribosomal protein L30; translation: MAKVIITQVKSTIKRPKTQKLTITALGLGKINRSVEVEYTPQIAGMVDKVNHLVTVQEL
- the rplO gene encoding 50S ribosomal protein L15 yields the protein MNLSSIKPAAGSVKQKTRKGRGTGSGKGGTSTRGHKGAQSRSGYSAKRGFEGGQMPLQRRVPKFGFKNFNRVEYKAINLDVLQDLLDKYTVEVIDADYLKQHGLISKNDLIKVLGRGELKSKVEIKANAFSSSAIEAVEKAGGKATVI
- the secY gene encoding preprotein translocase subunit SecY, with translation MKKFITTIKNIFSIEDLRTRILNTLLFLFIFRLGSFVVLPGIDPNRLPGRSEGVLGILDNLLGGAFSNASIFALGIMPYISASIVIQLLTVAVPYFQKMQKEGESGRKKLNQITRGLTVIITVAQSIAYLTSTIPDEAILVDRTFFTFSSIVILAAGTIFCMWLGEKITDKGIGNGISMLIMIGIVSRFPGAVYGEALSRGSNGILFFVLELVVLFFVVMGVVMLTQATRRIPVQYAKQVIGNKVYGGQRQYIPLKLNAAGVMPIIFAQTLMFLPATVASFWADSSDLASSTAAVFSDFTSWQYNLLFAVLIILFTFFYTAISVSPKNISDDMKKNGGFVPGVKPGAQTTEYIDQILSKITLPGAIFLSVIAILPAIASLFGVTREFSAFYGGTSLLIMVGVVLDTLQQIESYLLMRHYEGLMKSGRVRGRSENVAVV
- the map gene encoding type I methionyl aminopeptidase translates to MKKKQLILKTKEEIELIRQSGIILGKAHAEVAKLIRPGISTNELNKRAEEFIIDHKGKPSFKGYNGFPASLCISVNDKVVHGMPGTYELKDGDIVSIDCGVILNEYHSDSAYTYFVGDVHPDIQKLLSVTKESLELGIKQAITGARIGDIGYAIQAHVEKHGFTVVRELVGHGVGKFLHESPEVPNYGKRGQGMKLETGLVIAIEPMVNMGTKNIVQEKDGWTIRTADRKPSAHFEHTVAVNNGKADILTTFEYIEEVLKTKYGQTVIY
- the infA gene encoding translation initiation factor IF-1, which gives rise to MAKQSSIEQDGTIVEALSNAMFRVELQNGHQVIAHISGKMRMNYIKILPGDRVKLEMSPYDLSKGRIVYRYK
- the rpmJ gene encoding 50S ribosomal protein L36, whose protein sequence is MKVKASIKKRSAECKVIRRKGKLYVINKKNPRYKQRQG
- the rpsM gene encoding 30S ribosomal protein S13, whose protein sequence is MARIAGVDIPDKKRGEIALTYIFGIGRRSAQHILTQAGVNLDKKVNEWTDDESNTIRSIISAEYRVEGVLKSEVQLSIKRLMDIGSYRGLRHRKGLPVRGQRTKNNTRTRKGKRKTVANKKKATK
- the rpsK gene encoding 30S ribosomal protein S11; translated protein: MAQQQTQAKRKDKAKKRVVTVEPVGQVHIKASFNNIIISVTNSSGQVISWASAGKMGFKGSKKNTPYAAQMAAQNCAQAAYELGLRKAEVFVKGPGAGRESAIRTIQSAGIEVTTIKDITPLPHNGCRPPKRRRV
- the rpsD gene encoding 30S ribosomal protein S4; protein product: MARYTGPKAKIARKFNEPILGPSKALQKKSYPPGMHGRGRKRKQSEYAVQLTEKQKAKYTYGVLERQFENLFHKAARKEGITGTNLLILLEARLDNTVYRFGIAPTRRAARQLVLHKHITVNGHIINIASYSLKPGDVVGVREKSKSLEAVTESLSARSAKRYTWLEWDNQSLVGKFVSYPERDQIPENIQEQLIVELYSK
- a CDS encoding DNA-directed RNA polymerase subunit alpha, which produces MSILAFQMPDKVVMEKADDFRGLFEFKPLEKGYGVTIGNALRRILLSSLEGYAITSIKIPGVLHEFSSIEGVVEDVSEIILNLKMVRFKKISDMIDNKIVVSVKNAKVLKAGDISKFTSSFQVLNPDFVICNLDTSVNMEIELLVEKGRGYVPAEENRQSEQVFGHIPIDAIFTPIKNVKFSIENTRVEQKTDYEKLVLDIETDGSIHPEDALKGAANILIQHFMLFSDQTMTFEAVKPEEEDTVDEEMLHMRKLLKTSLADLDLSVRAYNCLKSADVRTLGDLVNLDISDMMKFRNFGKKSLTELEQLVAEKGLTFGMDLSKYKLDED
- the rplQ gene encoding 50S ribosomal protein L17 gives rise to the protein MRHGKTINHLGRTAQHRHALLSNMASSLILHKRITTTVAKAKELRKYVEPLITKAKDDTTHSRRTVFSYLQNKESVKVLFGEVAEKIASRPGGYTRIIKLGNRLGDNADVCIMELVDYNETMLKNKPAAKARTRRGRRGSKTAVNAAETTPKTETAPAKKTEATETDNAEDKEQA
- the carA gene encoding glutamine-hydrolyzing carbamoyl-phosphate synthase small subunit, with translation MKYTPRKEALLLLADGTLFKGIALGKTGTIGGELCFNTGMTGYQEIYTDPSYYGQIILNTTSHIGNYGTLPSDQESSQVKISGLVCNHFSTIYSRHVSRESLQEYFERANIVGIGEVDTRQIVKHIRNKGAMNAIISSEILDVRALQEKLNEVPSMNGLELSSQISTVEPFLVGNENSEFKVAVLDLGIKTSILSNLTTRNIQCKVFPAKTTFEEMNTWKPDGYFISNGPGDPAAMPYAIDTMRKIVDSETPLFGICLGHQLLALANDVSTYKLHNGHRGLNHPVKNIITGRGEITSQNHGFGINEEDVKKSKKVEATHVNLNDKSIEGIRQKNGRAFSVQYHPESSPGPHDSRYLFDDFVKILKNK